One genomic segment of Macrobrachium rosenbergii isolate ZJJX-2024 chromosome 40, ASM4041242v1, whole genome shotgun sequence includes these proteins:
- the LOC136826083 gene encoding uncharacterized protein produces MITFVLKTFIRMKQVGLSCLFLSFFLFFIFSASWINCISFHYSTKWFGHTSAERRNEREQDKPIRKERQHLRRDLQRTLHKSTKDPDDVIDEGTTAPYGSFPIAYQDDPKLVSYVRGLIHPPAPRDVPYNFTRHWRRYFSQYNQSMYLTEELLKGMRGGTFVELGALDGETHSNTVFLERELGWTGLLIEPLPEGFRNLTTKGRKAYSINAGAALTNRSAIENFKVYDYKSLGLSHIANKTSETIAIKTFPLYTMLLALNITFIDFLSLDVEGDELKVLQTVPWDKVQVRVMCVEINHVEGGAPAVIDYMEKQGYILVSLRYIDAWFAKKELLEETMGIKLIPNTLEYVVEDY; encoded by the exons ATGATTACCTTTGTACTTAAGACTTTCATCAGAATGAAGCAGGTGGGTCTTTCCTGTttatttctgtccttttttttatttttcatcttttctgccTCCTGGATTAACTGCATTTCTTTCCATTACAGTACAAAATGGTTTGGACACACCTCTGCAGAAAGACGCAACGAAAGAGAACAAGACAAACCAATACGCAAAGAGAGACAGCACCTCAGGAGGGATTTGCAAAGGACACTCCATAAATCCACGAAAGACCCTGACGATGTGATTGACGAAGGAACCACAGCACCCTACGGTTCCTTCCCAATAGCATACCAAGACGATCCTAAGCTCGTATCCTACGTCAGGGGCCTAATCCACCCTCCTGCACCTAGAGACGTCCCGTATAACTTTACCAGACACTGGAGGAGATACTTTTCTCAGTACAATCAGAGCATGTACCTCACTGAGGAGCTTCTCAAAGGGATG CGCGGTGGCACCTTCGTCGAACTGGGGGCTTTGGACGGAGAGACCCACAGCAACACGGTCTTCTTGGAAAGAGAACTGGGGTGGACGGGGCTCCTCATAGAACCTCTTCCGGAAGGTTTTAGGAACCTCACCACGAAGGGGAGGAAGGCCTACTCCATCAATGCCGGAGCTGCGCTCACCAACAGATCAGCCATCGAAAACTTCAA GGTCTACGATTACAAATCGCTGGGGCTAAGCCACATCGCGAACAAAACGTCCGAGACTATTGCCATCAAGACTTTTCCACTCTACACCATGCTGTTGGCCCTAAACATCACCTTCATCGACTTCTTGTCGCTGGACGTAGAAGGAGACGAATTAAAG GTATTGCAAACAGTGCCCTGGGACAAAGTGCAGGTCAGGGTAATGTGCGTCGAAATCAACCACGTGGAAGGTGGCGCTCCTGCGGTGATAGATTACATGGAGAAACAAGGGTACATTCTAGTAAGTCTCAGGTATATAGACGCCTGGTTTGCTAAGAAAGAGCTTCTGGAAGAGACGATGGGAATAAAGCTCATTCCAAACACTCTGGAATATGTGGTGGAAGATTATTGA